In a genomic window of Diabrotica undecimpunctata isolate CICGRU chromosome 2, icDiaUnde3, whole genome shotgun sequence:
- the Xpac gene encoding DNA repair protein complementing XP-A cells homolog has translation MSKDSGEMAKIVKKTIERNRQKAIILKRSKLVSHPYNKGEVCSEDTTTTLKIGTTKYKDTGGGFLLEENDEPDELELLLAQAEAPILDLDRPVCEVCNKTFASSWLFDKFNCKCCDACKDPETHKLITKTEAKNSYLLKDCDLDKREPLLKFIQQKNPHNSSWGDMKLYLLIQIEKRALEIWGSEENLEKERELREEKRVIAKSKKYEKQLKELRKGMRSSLYDRTKAASHTHEFGEETYNEEEDTYHRKCMTCPYEETFEKM, from the coding sequence ATGTCTAAAGATTCTGGAGAAATGGCGAAAATAGTCAAGAAAACGATAGAAAGAAATCGTCAAAAGGCTATAATACTTAAGAGGAGTAAATTAGTTTCTCACCCTTACAACAAAGGTGAAGTTTGTTCAGAAGACACCACAACAACCTTAAAGATAGGCACAACCAAGTATAAAGATACTGGAGGTGGTTTTCTGTTGGAAGAAAACGATGAACCTGATGAGCTGGAATTACTTTTAGCCCAAGCAGAAGCACCGATTTTAGATTTGGATCGTCCTGTATGTGAAGTGTGCAATAAAACGTTTGCTTCATCTTGGTTATTTGATAAATTTAATTGTAAATGTTGTGATGCATGTAAAGACCCCGAAACAcacaaattaattacaaaaacTGAAGCCAAAAATTCGTATTTGCTAAAAGATTGCGATCTAGACAAAAGGGAACCTCTATTAAAATTTATACAGCAAAAGAATCCACATAATTCTTCATGGGGAGatatgaaattatatttattgATACAAATTGAAAAACGGGCTCTGGAAATTTGGGGATCAGAAGAAAATCTAGAAAAGGAAAGAGAATTGCGGGAAGAAAAAAGAGTCATAGCaaaaagtaagaaatatgaaaagcAACTCAAAGAATTAAGAAAAGGTATGCGAAGTAGCTTGTATGATAGGACAAAAGCTGCTTCGCATACCCACGAATTTGGTGAAGAAACTTataatgaagaagaagatacttaTCACAGAAAATGTATGACTTGTCCATATGAAGAAACTTTTGAAAAAATGTAG